One stretch of Nitrospirota bacterium DNA includes these proteins:
- a CDS encoding methylenetetrahydrofolate reductase, which produces MKSGSNLEKVIASGKPAVTAELGPPMSADGHEVVKKAQLLKGFCDAANITDCQTAVVRISSIAAAAIAFREGLEPVMQMTCRDRNRIAMQADLLGAAALGLKNCLCLAGDHQKFSAAGRLKGHPGAKNVYDVDTCQLVGILKKMRDEGKQEGGDPLEVSPKFFIGASWTPMADPIDFRPVNLMKKVNAGADFIQTQGIYDIAGFRSQMEKIRNMGLHERTAILGGIIVPKSAMMLKYMDSSVAGVSVPKSLMDRMNKAKESAGDDKKKAKELQEAEGIKITVELIHQVLETPGVKGVHIQAIEWENAIAGIVKAAGLYPRPEISV; this is translated from the coding sequence ATGAAAAGCGGAAGCAATCTTGAAAAGGTTATAGCAAGCGGCAAACCTGCAGTTACGGCAGAGCTTGGCCCGCCCATGAGCGCCGATGGACATGAAGTTGTAAAAAAAGCGCAGTTACTTAAAGGATTTTGCGATGCTGCAAACATTACGGACTGCCAGACTGCGGTGGTCCGCATTTCAAGCATTGCTGCCGCAGCCATTGCCTTCAGGGAAGGACTGGAGCCTGTCATGCAGATGACCTGCCGTGACAGAAATCGCATCGCTATGCAGGCAGACCTTCTCGGCGCTGCCGCGCTCGGACTTAAAAACTGCCTCTGCCTTGCCGGAGACCATCAGAAATTCAGCGCCGCAGGCAGACTGAAGGGCCATCCGGGCGCAAAGAATGTATATGATGTTGATACCTGCCAGCTTGTCGGCATACTTAAAAAAATGCGTGATGAGGGTAAGCAGGAAGGCGGCGACCCGCTGGAAGTATCGCCAAAGTTTTTTATCGGCGCATCCTGGACACCTATGGCAGACCCCATTGACTTCAGACCGGTAAATCTCATGAAGAAAGTAAATGCAGGCGCGGATTTCATTCAGACTCAGGGTATTTATGATATTGCCGGCTTTCGCTCTCAGATGGAGAAGATACGGAACATGGGGCTTCATGAGCGCACTGCAATCTTAGGCGGGATTATTGTGCCCAAAAGCGCCATGATGCTTAAGTACATGGATTCTTCAGTTGCCGGCGTGTCTGTGCCGAAGTCTCTCATGGACCGGATGAACAAGGCAAAGGAATCTGCCGGAGATGACAAAAAGAAGGCGAAGGAACTGCAGGAGGCTGAAGGAATAAAGATTACCGTAGAGCTCATCCATCAGGTGCTTGAGACGCCCGGCGTAAAAGGCGTGCACATACAGGCGATTGAATGGGAAAACGCCATTGCCGGCATTGTCAAGGCGGCGGGATTATATCCAAGGCCGGAGATTTCTGTGTAA
- the mtnP gene encoding S-methyl-5'-thioadenosine phosphorylase, translated as MAKIGVIGGSGLYEIKGLTIKKSRKLATPYGKPSDEYRIGMFGDAEVVFLPRHGAHHGIPPHMVNYRANIYGFKKLGVERIISVSAVGGIKKGLKPGDIVIGDKIIDMTRNRKNTFYDGKEGRNRLVPRVVHIDFTEPYCTEMRGLLLKAGRRARVRLIKSGTYIAVEGPRLETASEIKAFGILGADIVGMTGMPEAALARELEICYSSIALVANYAAGIKKQKLTVAEVLEAMKSSVEKIKNLLKETFRLLPEKRKCPCKDALKEAKI; from the coding sequence TTGGCAAAGATCGGCGTAATCGGCGGCAGCGGACTCTATGAAATTAAGGGCTTAACCATAAAAAAATCGCGGAAACTTGCCACACCCTACGGCAAGCCTTCTGACGAGTACCGGATAGGAATGTTCGGAGACGCAGAAGTCGTCTTTCTCCCCCGCCACGGCGCGCATCACGGCATACCGCCCCACATGGTTAATTATAGGGCAAATATTTATGGATTTAAAAAACTTGGCGTTGAAAGAATCATATCAGTCAGTGCCGTAGGCGGGATAAAAAAAGGGCTTAAGCCCGGAGACATTGTCATCGGGGACAAAATAATTGATATGACGCGAAACAGAAAGAATACTTTTTACGACGGCAAAGAAGGTCGGAATCGACTCGTACCGAGAGTAGTGCATATTGATTTCACAGAACCTTATTGCACTGAGATGCGGGGATTGCTGCTTAAGGCAGGCAGGCGCGCCAGAGTGCGGCTGATAAAAAGCGGGACATATATTGCCGTTGAAGGACCGCGGCTTGAGACTGCATCAGAAATCAAGGCCTTCGGCATCTTGGGCGCTGATATCGTAGGAATGACCGGCATGCCTGAGGCCGCGCTTGCGAGGGAGCTTGAGATTTGCTATTCATCAATAGCGCTTGTGGCAAATTATGCCGCAGGGATAAAAAAACAGAAACTCACAGTCGCAGAGGTCCTGGAGGCAATGAAGTCCTCGGTGGAAAAAATCAAAAACCTGCTTAAAGAAACCTTCCGCCTCCTGCCTGAGAAAAGAAAATGCCCGTGCAAAGATGCGCTGAAAGAGGCAAAGATTTAA
- a CDS encoding TlyA family RNA methyltransferase — MKNNKIRLDKFLFEKGLAESREKARALILGGNILVNGIKADKAGTLINDDAPIEILQKMPYVSRGGLKLEAAIRDFEVDVRNKIAMDVGASTGGFTDCLLKHGAKKVYAIDVGYGQFDYKLRNDPHVILLEKTNIRYLDEKVRNQSERPSVADLTLRAETRIGKSVGATLSRRLDSTSGDSYREVRSKRLEDLKEKNIDIAVIDVSFISLLKVIPVVSTFLKPGREIIALIKPQFEAGREHVGKGGVVRDKAKRFEVVEKIKTETAKMGFGVKGLIQSPITGPKGNVEYLIYLKKR, encoded by the coding sequence TTGAAAAATAATAAAATTCGCCTTGATAAATTCCTGTTTGAAAAAGGACTCGCTGAAAGCAGGGAAAAGGCGCGTGCATTAATTTTAGGAGGAAACATCCTTGTTAATGGCATTAAAGCTGACAAGGCAGGCACGCTTATAAATGATGATGCCCCGATAGAAATACTTCAAAAAATGCCTTATGTAAGCCGCGGGGGATTAAAACTTGAGGCGGCAATAAGGGATTTTGAAGTAGATGTTAGAAATAAAATTGCAATGGATGTCGGCGCATCAACCGGAGGATTCACCGACTGTCTTTTAAAACACGGGGCAAAGAAGGTTTATGCCATAGACGTCGGTTATGGACAGTTTGACTATAAGCTCAGAAACGACCCACATGTAATTTTGCTGGAAAAAACAAATATAAGATATCTTGATGAGAAAGTCAGAAATCAGTCGGAGCGACCCTCAGTCGCAGACTTGACTCTACGAGCGGAGACCCGTATCGGGAAGTCAGTCGGAGCGACCCTTAGTCGCAGACTCGACTCTACAAGCGGAGACTCGTATCGGGAAGTCAGAAGTAAAAGACTAGAAGACTTAAAAGAAAAAAATATAGATATAGCAGTAATAGATGTGTCATTTATTTCCCTTCTGAAAGTCATACCCGTAGTTTCTACTTTTTTAAAACCCGGAAGAGAAATAATTGCGCTTATAAAACCGCAGTTTGAGGCAGGCAGGGAGCATGTTGGCAAAGGCGGGGTTGTCAGAGACAAAGCTAAACGCTTTGAGGTTGTAGAAAAGATTAAAACCGAAACAGCAAAAATGGGCTTTGGGGTTAAGGGGCTTATCCAATCACCGATTACAGGCCCAAAAGGCAATGTTGAGTATTTAATATACTTAAAAAAGCGTTAG
- a CDS encoding methylenetetrahydrofolate reductase C-terminal domain-containing protein: MIVGSQKSIDEIWNMVQDFKKVLVFGCNTCVAICHAGGEKEAETIAMLLRMRAGQEGKAMEVNHMGVMRHCEPEYFDPVIDEVKKFDLVLSTACGVGVNFLSDRTGNVPVYPGINTSFYGAVEAPGNFVELCAGCGNCILHLTGGICPIARCSKTLMNGPCGGTNKGKCEISPDVDCAWYLIVERMKKLGALEKLSEILPPRNWSTSRDGGPRRVSVEHIREYEEKEEQKSEK; encoded by the coding sequence ATGATCGTAGGCTCACAAAAATCAATTGACGAAATCTGGAATATGGTCCAGGACTTTAAAAAGGTGCTTGTATTCGGCTGTAATACCTGTGTCGCTATCTGCCATGCAGGCGGAGAAAAGGAGGCAGAGACCATTGCAATGCTCCTGAGGATGCGTGCGGGGCAGGAAGGGAAGGCTATGGAAGTAAACCACATGGGCGTTATGCGCCACTGCGAGCCTGAATACTTTGACCCTGTGATTGATGAGGTAAAAAAGTTCGACCTCGTGCTTTCCACGGCATGCGGAGTAGGAGTAAATTTTTTGTCTGACCGCACCGGTAATGTTCCTGTATATCCGGGCATAAATACATCTTTTTACGGCGCAGTAGAGGCGCCGGGTAATTTTGTGGAGCTTTGCGCCGGCTGTGGCAACTGCATCCTGCATCTGACCGGAGGCATATGCCCCATAGCGCGGTGCTCAAAGACGCTTATGAACGGACCCTGCGGCGGCACTAACAAGGGCAAATGCGAGATCAGCCCTGACGTGGACTGCGCATGGTACCTTATTGTTGAGCGCATGAAAAAGCTCGGCGCCCTTGAAAAACTCTCTGAAATCCTGCCGCCGCGCAACTGGTCCACGTCCCGTGACGGCGGACCCCGCAGGGTGTCGGTTGAACACATAAGAGAGTATGAAGAAAAAGAAGAGCAAAAATCTGAAAAATAA